Proteins found in one Salvia splendens isolate huo1 chromosome 10, SspV2, whole genome shotgun sequence genomic segment:
- the LOC121752092 gene encoding uncharacterized protein LOC121752092 isoform X2, whose translation MGKRKRRADKNKAPAHPDIIPHASRGDLQSKQAPLMDAPGSSLKRSPGHESPLHQNHGSSHRILLRHSRHPFGRHYSRRSSSNYSDASPSNWKGSPVYDTKLSFKPESKDLSAFQYRGGGIFQKPERIRSSSFGDNSISGDVRKMECRICQKRLRKHPFIFENSASTNLSVVAVLVCGHVYHAECLEQKTSHVDSQDPPCPLCVSQTSSVV comes from the exons ATggggaaaagaaaaagaagggcTGATAAAAATAAAGCACCGGCACATCCAG ACATCATACCACATGCATCTCGAGGGGATCTTCAGTCCAAACAG GCGCCATTAATGGATGCTCCAGGTAGTTCTCTTAAGAGATCACCAGGTCATGAATCACCTCTTCATCAGAATCATGGCTCCAGCCATAGAATATTGCTGAGGCATTCTCGCCATCCCTTTGGTCGCCATTATTCTAGACGAAGCTCTAGTAACTATTCCGATGCATCTCCTTCTAATTGGAAAGGTTCTCCTGTCTATGATACTAAGCTGTCCTTCAAACCAGAAAGTAAAGATCTCTCGGCCTTCCAGTATAGAG GGGGCGGGATATTTCAAAAACCTGAGAGGATAAGGTCAAGTTCATTTGGTGATAATTCAATATCTGGAGATGTAAGGAAGATGGAATGCCGGATATGCCAGAAGCGTCTAAGGAAGCACCCCTTCATTTTTGAGAATTCTGCATCTACGAATCTCTCTGTTGTGGCAGTTCTAGTTTGCGGCCATGTCTATCACGCGGAGTGCCTGGAACAGAAGACAAGCCACGTAGATAGCCAGGACCCGCCATGTCCGCTGTGTGTAAGTCAGACATCATCTGTTGTCTAA
- the LOC121752092 gene encoding uncharacterized protein LOC121752092 isoform X1, translated as MGKRKRRADKNKAPAHPDIIPHASRGDLQSKQIPFDQVESSASQAPLMDAPGSSLKRSPGHESPLHQNHGSSHRILLRHSRHPFGRHYSRRSSSNYSDASPSNWKGSPVYDTKLSFKPESKDLSAFQYRGGGIFQKPERIRSSSFGDNSISGDVRKMECRICQKRLRKHPFIFENSASTNLSVVAVLVCGHVYHAECLEQKTSHVDSQDPPCPLCVSQTSSVV; from the exons ATggggaaaagaaaaagaagggcTGATAAAAATAAAGCACCGGCACATCCAG ACATCATACCACATGCATCTCGAGGGGATCTTCAGTCCAAACAG ATACCTTTTGACCAAGTTGAAAGCAGTGCATCACAGGCGCCATTAATGGATGCTCCAGGTAGTTCTCTTAAGAGATCACCAGGTCATGAATCACCTCTTCATCAGAATCATGGCTCCAGCCATAGAATATTGCTGAGGCATTCTCGCCATCCCTTTGGTCGCCATTATTCTAGACGAAGCTCTAGTAACTATTCCGATGCATCTCCTTCTAATTGGAAAGGTTCTCCTGTCTATGATACTAAGCTGTCCTTCAAACCAGAAAGTAAAGATCTCTCGGCCTTCCAGTATAGAG GGGGCGGGATATTTCAAAAACCTGAGAGGATAAGGTCAAGTTCATTTGGTGATAATTCAATATCTGGAGATGTAAGGAAGATGGAATGCCGGATATGCCAGAAGCGTCTAAGGAAGCACCCCTTCATTTTTGAGAATTCTGCATCTACGAATCTCTCTGTTGTGGCAGTTCTAGTTTGCGGCCATGTCTATCACGCGGAGTGCCTGGAACAGAAGACAAGCCACGTAGATAGCCAGGACCCGCCATGTCCGCTGTGTGTAAGTCAGACATCATCTGTTGTCTAA
- the LOC121752092 gene encoding uncharacterized protein LOC121752092 isoform X3: MHLEGIFSPNSASQAPLMDAPGSSLKRSPGHESPLHQNHGSSHRILLRHSRHPFGRHYSRRSSSNYSDASPSNWKGSPVYDTKLSFKPESKDLSAFQYRGGGIFQKPERIRSSSFGDNSISGDVRKMECRICQKRLRKHPFIFENSASTNLSVVAVLVCGHVYHAECLEQKTSHVDSQDPPCPLCVSQTSSVV, translated from the exons ATGCATCTCGAGGGGATCTTCAGTCCAAACAG TGCATCACAGGCGCCATTAATGGATGCTCCAGGTAGTTCTCTTAAGAGATCACCAGGTCATGAATCACCTCTTCATCAGAATCATGGCTCCAGCCATAGAATATTGCTGAGGCATTCTCGCCATCCCTTTGGTCGCCATTATTCTAGACGAAGCTCTAGTAACTATTCCGATGCATCTCCTTCTAATTGGAAAGGTTCTCCTGTCTATGATACTAAGCTGTCCTTCAAACCAGAAAGTAAAGATCTCTCGGCCTTCCAGTATAGAG GGGGCGGGATATTTCAAAAACCTGAGAGGATAAGGTCAAGTTCATTTGGTGATAATTCAATATCTGGAGATGTAAGGAAGATGGAATGCCGGATATGCCAGAAGCGTCTAAGGAAGCACCCCTTCATTTTTGAGAATTCTGCATCTACGAATCTCTCTGTTGTGGCAGTTCTAGTTTGCGGCCATGTCTATCACGCGGAGTGCCTGGAACAGAAGACAAGCCACGTAGATAGCCAGGACCCGCCATGTCCGCTGTGTGTAAGTCAGACATCATCTGTTGTCTAA
- the LOC121752428 gene encoding arogenate dehydrogenase 2, chloroplastic-like produces MASFSSIQPAAAQPPSSTATSSRTSHLLSHHQHPDQLSLPSPPPSHRRLRRRPHCIRAIDAAQPYDYEAYLFNRFSQSSKLKIAVVGFGNFGQFLAKAFIRQGHTVFAHSRSNYHAVAQSLGAAFFTDPHDLCEQHPDVILICTSVISTESVLRSLPLQRLRRNTLFVDVLSVKEFPKNIFLQVLPHHFDVLCTHPMFGPESGKVTWQNLPFVFDKVRIGNEDSRVNRVETFLDIFKKEGCTMVEMSCSEHDRYAAGSQFITHTMGRILEKLQLESTPINTKGYETLLNLVENTASDSFDLYYGLFMYNKNAMEQLERLDLAFEALKTELFGHLHEALRKQLFGKSEEGGHRRPMLAKLPKNGTPLLPPQSEAVANKNN; encoded by the coding sequence ATGGCTTCCTTCTCTTCAATCCAACCCGCCGCCGCTCAGCCGCCGTCCTCCACCGCCACCTCCTCCCGTACATCTCACCTCCTATCGCACCACCAACACCCCGACCAATTGTCGCTCCCCTCGCCGCCCCCTtcccaccgccgcctccgccgccgcccgcACTGCATCCGCGCAATCGACGCCGCGCAGCCGTACGACTACGAGGCGTACCTGTTCAACCGGTTCAGCCAGTCAAGCAAGCTCAAAATCGCCGTGGTAGGGTTCGGCAACTTCGGGCAGTTCCTCGCCAAGGCCTTCATCCGCCAGGGCCACACCGTCTTCGCCCACTCCCGCTCCAACTACCACGCCGTCGCGCAGTCCCTCGGCGCCGCCTTCTTCACCGACCCGCACGACCTCTGCGAGCAGCACCCCGACGTCATCCTCATCTGCACCTCCGTGATCTCGACCGAATCCGTCCTCCGGTCCCTCCCGCTCCAGCGCCTCCGCCGCAACACGCTCTTCGTGGACGTCCTCTCCGTGAAGGAATTCCCCAAAAACATCTTCCTGCAGGTCCTCCCCCACCACTTCGACGTCCTCTGCACGCACCCGATGTTCGGCCCGGAGAGCGGGAAGGTGACGTGGCAGAATCTGCCGTTCGTGTTCGACAAGGTGAGGATCGGCAACGAGGACTCGAGAGTCAACCGCGTCGAGACGTTTTTGGACATTTTCAAAAAGGAAGGCTGCACGATGGTGGAGATGAGCTGCTCGGAGCACGATCGCTACGCCGCGGGCTCGCAGTTCATCACGCACACCATGGGGAGGATTCTCGAGAAATTGCAGCTCGAGAGCACTCCGATCAACACCAAGGGCTACGAGACGCTGTTGAATTTGGTCGAGAACACCGCCAGCGACAGTTTCGATTTATACTACGGGCTATTCATGTATAACAAGAATGCGATGGAGCAGCTGGAGAGATTGGATTTGGCGTTTGAGGCCTTGAAGACGGAGCTCTTCGGCCACTTGCACGAGGCCTTGAGGAAGCAGTTGTTTGGGAAGTCGGAGGAGGGAGGTCACCGGAGGCCCATGCTGGCCAAATTGCCCAAGAATGGGACTCCGTTGTTGCCACCTCAATCGGAGGCCGTTGCCAACAAGAACAATTAG